A single region of the Chroococcidiopsis sp. TS-821 genome encodes:
- a CDS encoding glutaredoxin produces MTVMNRKTKNTTATSVTVYRMSMPEHECPWGLRAIKLLQEQGMEFEDVKLRSRQEVDQFKAKYGVATTPQIFFGKERVGGYTDLAERLKVEAEKAEYSYTPVAAVFSTAGLMALATSLGIPGFMGFSLSMLASLKLMDINAFAESFEKYDLVTKRFKPYGKIYPFAELLIGLGFLSGVAPLATGIGSLIVGVSGAISVFKAVYIDKLALNCACVGGNSKAPLGVVSFAENAIMAVMGGVLTFSALSEANIQSMRSLEALPPAVVQLQEGNYEAK; encoded by the coding sequence ATGACTGTTATGAATCGAAAAACTAAAAATACGACTGCTACATCCGTTACTGTTTATCGGATGTCTATGCCTGAGCATGAGTGCCCTTGGGGACTTCGTGCGATCAAATTGCTTCAGGAGCAAGGTATGGAATTCGAGGATGTTAAACTCCGATCGCGCCAAGAAGTCGATCAGTTCAAAGCAAAATACGGTGTTGCCACTACCCCTCAGATTTTCTTTGGTAAAGAACGAGTTGGAGGTTACACAGATTTGGCAGAACGGCTAAAGGTAGAAGCAGAAAAAGCCGAGTATTCCTATACTCCAGTCGCTGCGGTCTTCTCGACGGCCGGACTAATGGCGCTTGCCACATCGCTTGGAATTCCTGGCTTCATGGGATTTTCGCTCTCAATGCTGGCTTCGCTCAAATTGATGGATATTAACGCTTTTGCCGAGAGCTTTGAAAAATATGACCTCGTCACCAAGCGCTTCAAGCCCTATGGAAAAATCTATCCCTTTGCTGAGTTACTAATTGGGCTTGGGTTTCTCTCTGGCGTTGCCCCGCTTGCTACTGGAATTGGGTCATTGATTGTTGGTGTGAGTGGTGCAATTTCGGTCTTCAAAGCGGTCTACATTGATAAGCTGGCGTTAAATTGCGCTTGTGTGGGCGGTAACTCTAAAGCACCACTGGGTGTCGTCAGTTTTGCTGAGAACGCAATCATGGCAGTGATGGGTGGAGTGCTAACCTTTTCTGCATTGTCAGAGGCAAATATTCAGTCGATGCGAAGTCTAGAAGCATTGCCTCCAGCGGTGGTGCAGCTACAAGAAGGAAACTACGAAGCTAAATGA
- a CDS encoding helix-turn-helix domain-containing protein — MTVRSVRRLMRQLREEGVESIIRRSRSDRGEARISSQWQQFIVKTYRSGNRGGRRMNPAQVAVRVKVRAQELGTQEYPSHMTVYRILKPLIEQQQQKRSLLLATGPFDAEHP; from the coding sequence ATGACCGTTCGGAGCGTGCGCCGACTGATGCGGCAATTACGCGAGGAGGGAGTGGAGAGTATCATCCGGCGATCGCGCTCGGATCGAGGAGAAGCGCGCATCAGCTCTCAGTGGCAGCAGTTTATTGTGAAAACTTATCGCTCTGGGAATCGAGGCGGTCGGAGAATGAACCCGGCACAAGTGGCAGTGCGGGTGAAGGTACGGGCACAAGAACTAGGGACACAAGAGTATCCGAGCCACATGACGGTCTACCGCATCTTGAAGCCGTTAATCGAGCAGCAGCAGCAAAAGCGATCGCTCTTGCTGGCGACAGGACCGTTTGACGCTGAACACCCGTGA
- a CDS encoding putative toxin-antitoxin system toxin component, PIN family encodes MYVFDSCILVAALRSRRGASFLILSALRQRAITGCLSEALFLEYADVLKRDENLRQFWTSLEEVDVVLGVLADVLKPVPIYFQWRPQLSDPNDERVLECAINAQATAIVTFNERDFLPSTSQFGIAVIQPGVLVRALNLKERLSE; translated from the coding sequence ATGTATGTTTTCGATAGCTGCATTTTGGTTGCAGCACTACGCTCTCGACGAGGTGCTAGTTTTTTGATTCTGAGCGCTCTGAGGCAACGAGCCATTACTGGATGTCTTTCAGAAGCCCTTTTTCTTGAATATGCTGATGTGTTGAAGCGCGACGAGAACCTACGACAGTTTTGGACTTCACTAGAGGAGGTCGATGTGGTACTAGGAGTGCTGGCAGATGTTTTGAAGCCAGTTCCTATCTATTTCCAATGGCGACCGCAACTAAGCGATCCCAATGACGAAAGAGTTTTAGAATGTGCTATCAATGCTCAAGCTACGGCAATTGTCACGTTTAATGAACGAGATTTCCTGCCCTCTACATCACAATTCGGCATTGCAGTGATTCAGCCTGGAGTTTTGGTTCGAGCCTTGAATTTAAAGGAGCGTTTAAGCGAATGA
- the fldA gene encoding flavodoxin FldA, with translation MAKIALFYGTQTSNTQTAAELIQKEFGSDAVVTLQDISQTEPNDFNEYQYIIIACPTWNVGELQSDWESFYDDQLDNIDFSGKKVAYFGEGDQIGYPDTFQDAMGILEEKISELGGETVGYWSTEGYEFSDSKALRDGKFVGLALDEDNQSELTEERIKAWVAQLKTEFGL, from the coding sequence ATGGCTAAGATTGCTTTGTTTTATGGAACTCAAACAAGCAACACGCAAACCGCAGCAGAATTGATTCAAAAAGAGTTTGGTAGTGACGCTGTTGTAACACTACAGGATATCTCGCAAACTGAACCTAACGACTTTAATGAATATCAGTACATCATCATTGCATGTCCGACCTGGAACGTAGGAGAGCTACAGAGCGACTGGGAAAGTTTCTACGACGATCAGCTAGATAACATCGATTTTAGCGGAAAGAAAGTTGCATACTTTGGAGAAGGCGATCAAATTGGCTATCCCGATACTTTCCAGGATGCAATGGGAATACTGGAGGAAAAAATTTCTGAACTTGGTGGCGAAACGGTTGGCTACTGGTCTACTGAAGGATATGAGTTCAGTGATTCTAAAGCACTCCGAGACGGTAAGTTTGTGGGGCTAGCCCTAGATGAAGACAACCAGTCTGAACTAACAGAAGAACGCATCAAGGCTTGGGTTGCTCAACTCAAGACTGAGTTTGGGCTGTAG
- a CDS encoding heavy metal-responsive transcriptional regulator, whose protein sequence is MLVQHSPKLIGSVAKTSGMPIKTIRYYEELGLLKTTGRTEGGYRLFNSDVFSRLSFIKRAQGLGLSLSEIKEFLDVYDQGDLPCDHIKVKLEDKLEAIEQQIQQLQILKQELRGLLSGWETIPEHPEDTICPIIERV, encoded by the coding sequence ATGTTAGTTCAACACTCTCCTAAATTGATTGGTTCAGTTGCAAAAACAAGTGGTATGCCGATCAAAACGATTCGATACTACGAAGAGCTAGGTTTACTGAAGACAACTGGGAGAACTGAAGGTGGATATCGCTTGTTTAACTCAGATGTGTTCTCTCGGTTGAGCTTCATCAAGCGTGCCCAAGGATTAGGATTAAGTCTGTCGGAGATTAAGGAATTTCTAGATGTTTACGACCAGGGCGACCTACCGTGCGATCACATCAAGGTAAAGTTGGAAGATAAGCTGGAGGCGATCGAACAACAAATCCAGCAACTGCAAATTCTCAAACAGGAATTAAGAGGATTACTATCAGGTTGGGAAACCATTCCTGAACATCCTGAAGATACCATTTGTCCAATTATTGAACGGGTTTAA
- a CDS encoding efflux RND transporter periplasmic adaptor subunit, with protein MESSDFSATNSSSQRASAPPRHFRLGWLLGLLLLGGGGLGVWWVLAPGREPVPATAQQPAMPVKTLTLQPRLIQERSEFIANVRSRRSVTLRPRIQGQITQILVTPGERVTTRTVLIQIDPDEQQAAVSSTSAAVESAQANVDNARAILRSLEAERVSKLSDVELNQQEYERYTALAEVGAVSQQTRDQYANRIEVAQANLSAITEQMRAQQAAVVRAEKAVQEAQARIQEQRVQLQYFQIAAPFAGVVGDIPVKVGDFVDTSTELISVSENDLLEVNFSISAEQATQLRVGSPVELFDSQGRKLGTSQVFFIAPNTANTTQSVLVKALLDNSDGQLRTDQFVRASVIWNQQPGVLIPTTAVTRLGGEAFVYVIEPSESGFVARQRLVELGSVEGNDYQVLDGLEPGESIVTSGVLALRDGVPITPES; from the coding sequence ATGGAATCATCTGATTTTTCTGCAACGAATTCATCTTCTCAAAGGGCTTCAGCCCCTCCTCGTCACTTTCGTCTGGGGTGGTTGCTAGGGCTGCTGTTGCTAGGGGGCGGTGGGTTGGGAGTTTGGTGGGTTTTGGCTCCGGGGCGTGAGCCAGTTCCTGCAACTGCCCAGCAACCAGCGATGCCCGTCAAAACCTTGACCCTACAGCCGCGCCTCATTCAGGAGCGATCCGAGTTCATTGCTAATGTGCGATCGCGCCGTTCCGTGACGCTACGACCCAGAATTCAGGGTCAAATTACTCAGATTCTGGTGACACCCGGAGAACGGGTTACTACCAGAACCGTACTCATTCAAATTGATCCAGATGAACAACAAGCGGCTGTCAGCAGTACCAGTGCAGCGGTAGAATCGGCTCAAGCGAATGTAGATAATGCCAGAGCCATATTGCGATCGCTCGAAGCTGAACGAGTATCCAAATTATCGGATGTCGAACTTAATCAACAAGAATACGAACGCTATACAGCACTGGCTGAAGTGGGAGCTGTTTCGCAACAGACACGAGACCAGTATGCTAACCGCATTGAAGTAGCACAGGCTAACCTCAGTGCTATTACAGAACAGATGCGAGCGCAACAAGCCGCCGTTGTTCGGGCTGAGAAGGCAGTACAAGAGGCTCAAGCACGGATTCAAGAACAACGGGTGCAACTTCAGTATTTTCAAATTGCGGCTCCATTTGCAGGCGTTGTGGGCGATATTCCTGTGAAAGTGGGTGACTTCGTGGATACCTCTACCGAGCTGATCAGCGTTTCAGAGAATGATTTGCTAGAGGTAAATTTTTCAATCTCGGCTGAACAGGCAACTCAACTGCGAGTAGGCAGCCCAGTTGAGTTATTCGACAGCCAGGGGCGCAAATTGGGAACTAGCCAAGTTTTTTTCATTGCTCCTAACACAGCTAACACAACGCAATCTGTTCTTGTCAAAGCCTTGCTTGACAATTCTGATGGGCAATTGCGAACGGATCAATTTGTGCGGGCAAGCGTGATTTGGAATCAGCAACCCGGTGTACTTATTCCCACAACTGCTGTGACGCGCTTAGGTGGAGAAGCCTTCGTTTATGTGATTGAACCCTCAGAGTCAGGATTCGTGGCTCGACAGCGCTTAGTTGAACTCGGCAGCGTGGAGGGCAATGATTATCAAGTTCTTGATGGATTAGAGCCAGGAGAAAGCATTGTTACCTCAGGAGTCCTGGCTCTAAGGGATGGTGTACCGATTACCCCCGAATCCTAG
- a CDS encoding efflux RND transporter permease subunit, whose amino-acid sequence MFADFFIKRPVFAIVCALVILVAGLVSLPTLPVEQYPDISPVQITVTANYVGANAQVVEDTVTTVLERQINGVEGMRYMSSTSSNDGTSTIVVTFEQGYDIDVAASDVQNRVLQVEPRLPEAVQQTGVSVSKQSSGIVLAMAIYSEDDRYDDIFISNYVDLYVLDPLRRIEGVGNILAFGERRYAMRVWLDPNRLASRNLTAQDVINALNQQNVQLGIGSIGQPPVSDEQLYQIDLQTIGRLRDANEFEEIVLKAETDGTLVKLKDVGRVELGAENYSSFASYRGHVSVGYQVIQIPGSNALNIAKAVKTEMQRLAESFPAGLTYDIPYDSSLFVEASFKEVVITLVQAVLLVVLVIFIFLQDWRTTIIPAITIPISLIGTFVFVKLFDFSLNSLTLFGLTLATGVVVDDAIVIVEDISRLIQEKGLSPARAAIEAMHELFGAVIATSLVLMAVFIPVGFFPGTTGQLYKQFALTIAFAIAISTFNALTLTPALSALLLRQQPQSRGWLGWSFNRINGFLNWLRRVYNRALHFIIRFKGAVLILFIASLGLTGWLYLRVPQAFLPDEDQGYFINLIQGPDGTSLNYTKQIVEQAEQQLLDVPEIRATFAVGGVGFSGNAPNRGFMFAPLQPWTERTNPEQTVSGILNRVRGSLMAIPQAPVLAINPPTIQSLGSVGGFVFQLQDRSDRTTSDISTLDQMKGELLNRANQTPGLQAVFSTYTANAPQLLLEVDRDKAEALQVSVDEIYSTLQTYLGSRYVNDFNAFGRTYRVYIQADQQFRSNPEHISQLYVRSRQGEMIPLSNLMTMTQTTGPQTINHYNLYRSIEINGTAAPGFSSGQAIQAMERLAAEVLPPNMGFEWSGISLEELESGGQAPIIFGLGVFFVLLVLAAQYNNFVDPLIIVLSVPLAVLGALSAQSLRELHNDVYCQVGLVMLIGLASKNSILIVEFANRLRDQGLSITKAAIQGSQERLRPILMTAISTLLGIYPLVMATGAGSASRQSLGTAVFGGMLVSTLLSLFVVPMLYIMISKIRERLMRSPSIHIFDEQA is encoded by the coding sequence ATGTTCGCTGATTTCTTCATCAAACGACCTGTTTTTGCGATCGTTTGTGCTTTGGTTATTCTAGTGGCGGGATTAGTTAGTCTGCCTACTTTACCCGTCGAGCAGTATCCTGACATCAGCCCAGTGCAAATCACGGTGACTGCAAACTATGTCGGTGCCAATGCTCAAGTCGTCGAAGACACTGTCACTACTGTGTTGGAACGGCAGATTAATGGGGTCGAAGGCATGCGGTATATGAGTTCGACCAGTAGTAACGATGGCACGAGTACAATCGTCGTCACCTTTGAGCAGGGATATGACATTGATGTCGCTGCATCTGATGTGCAAAATCGGGTACTGCAAGTGGAACCGCGCTTACCAGAAGCTGTGCAACAAACGGGCGTATCGGTATCAAAGCAGTCTAGCGGTATTGTCTTAGCAATGGCAATCTATAGCGAAGACGATCGCTATGATGATATTTTTATCAGCAATTATGTGGATCTCTATGTACTAGATCCGCTCCGGCGCATTGAGGGCGTTGGCAACATTCTTGCGTTTGGTGAACGTCGTTACGCCATGCGAGTTTGGCTAGACCCGAATCGGCTTGCCAGCCGTAACCTTACGGCTCAGGACGTAATTAACGCCCTCAATCAACAAAATGTGCAGCTAGGGATTGGTAGTATTGGACAACCGCCTGTATCTGATGAGCAACTCTATCAAATTGACTTGCAGACGATCGGTAGGCTGAGAGACGCAAACGAGTTTGAGGAGATTGTGCTGAAAGCCGAAACTGATGGCACGCTGGTGAAATTGAAAGATGTGGGTCGGGTTGAGTTAGGGGCTGAAAACTATAGCTCGTTCGCCAGCTATAGAGGACATGTTTCAGTGGGCTATCAGGTGATTCAGATTCCAGGCAGCAATGCTTTGAACATTGCAAAAGCGGTCAAGACTGAAATGCAACGATTGGCAGAGAGCTTTCCTGCCGGCTTGACCTACGACATTCCCTATGATTCTTCATTGTTTGTAGAGGCATCTTTCAAGGAAGTCGTCATCACTCTGGTTCAAGCAGTATTGCTAGTTGTGCTGGTAATTTTCATCTTTTTGCAAGATTGGCGCACCACGATCATTCCAGCCATCACGATTCCCATTTCTTTGATTGGCACTTTTGTATTCGTAAAACTATTCGACTTTTCACTCAATAGCCTGACGTTATTTGGTTTGACATTAGCAACCGGAGTGGTTGTGGATGATGCGATCGTTATCGTAGAAGATATTTCCCGTTTAATTCAAGAAAAAGGGCTGAGTCCAGCTCGAGCTGCAATTGAAGCCATGCACGAACTGTTTGGGGCAGTCATCGCCACATCGTTAGTGCTGATGGCAGTGTTTATTCCGGTGGGTTTTTTCCCTGGAACTACTGGGCAACTCTATAAGCAGTTTGCTCTAACAATTGCCTTTGCCATTGCTATTTCTACCTTTAATGCGCTGACATTGACTCCCGCCCTTTCTGCTCTATTGCTACGTCAACAGCCTCAATCACGAGGCTGGTTAGGTTGGAGCTTTAATCGCATCAATGGGTTTCTCAATTGGCTGCGTCGTGTTTATAATCGTGCCCTTCATTTCATCATTCGGTTTAAGGGAGCCGTGCTCATCCTGTTTATCGCGTCCTTAGGGTTAACGGGTTGGCTTTACCTGCGCGTCCCACAAGCCTTTTTACCCGATGAAGATCAAGGATATTTCATCAATTTGATTCAAGGACCCGATGGCACATCCTTAAATTACACCAAACAGATTGTGGAGCAAGCGGAACAACAGTTGCTCGACGTGCCCGAAATCCGAGCAACCTTTGCCGTTGGTGGTGTAGGATTTAGCGGCAATGCTCCTAATCGAGGATTTATGTTTGCGCCCCTCCAGCCTTGGACTGAACGAACCAATCCGGAACAGACGGTATCAGGCATTCTGAATCGGGTACGAGGATCACTGATGGCGATTCCGCAAGCTCCGGTGCTGGCAATCAATCCACCGACGATTCAAAGTTTGGGCAGTGTAGGTGGTTTTGTATTTCAACTGCAAGATCGAAGCGATCGTACCACCAGTGATATTAGCACGCTCGATCAGATGAAGGGTGAACTGCTCAATCGTGCTAATCAAACCCCAGGATTGCAGGCTGTTTTTAGCACCTATACGGCAAACGCACCACAACTGTTGCTTGAAGTTGATCGCGATAAAGCGGAGGCATTGCAAGTTTCAGTCGATGAAATTTACAGTACACTGCAAACCTATCTCGGTTCGCGCTACGTCAATGATTTCAATGCATTTGGTCGCACCTATCGTGTTTATATCCAGGCAGATCAACAATTTCGTTCTAATCCAGAACATATTAGTCAGTTGTACGTGCGTTCCAGACAGGGTGAAATGATTCCTTTGAGTAACCTCATGACCATGACTCAAACAACTGGTCCGCAAACGATTAATCACTATAACCTGTATCGATCAATTGAAATTAATGGGACAGCCGCGCCTGGGTTTAGTTCTGGACAAGCTATTCAAGCCATGGAAAGATTGGCGGCTGAGGTGTTACCTCCCAACATGGGATTTGAGTGGTCAGGAATTTCTCTGGAAGAACTAGAATCTGGAGGGCAGGCTCCCATCATTTTTGGGTTAGGTGTTTTCTTTGTACTCCTGGTTCTGGCAGCTCAGTACAACAATTTTGTTGATCCACTCATTATCGTGTTGTCTGTTCCTTTGGCGGTTCTAGGAGCGTTATCAGCTCAATCTCTGCGAGAGTTACATAACGATGTATATTGTCAAGTTGGACTCGTCATGTTGATTGGTTTAGCTAGCAAGAACTCAATTTTGATTGTAGAGTTTGCCAATCGATTACGCGATCAGGGACTTTCAATTACTAAAGCAGCTATACAAGGCTCACAGGAGCGATTACGCCCAATTTTGATGACAGCCATCTCTACCCTGTTAGGCATTTATCCGTTGGTTATGGCAACTGGAGCCGGATCAGCTAGTCGCCAATCCTTAGGAACGGCAGTTTTTGGTGGAATGTTAGTTTCAACACTTTTGAGTTTATTCGTGGTGCCCATGCTCTACATCATGATTAGCAAGATTCGAGAACGATTGATGCGCTCGCCATCCATCCACATCTTTGATGAACAGGCTTGA
- a CDS encoding Mu transposase C-terminal domain-containing protein, with the protein MTLNTREGLAIGIEWSNQVWQVDHTRADVLVVDQAGQVLGRPTLTLVVDTYSRCIMGMHLGFDAPSAAVVCLALRHAILPKQYSSAYELQGNWGTYGLPQYLYTDGGKDFRAQHLEQVATELGIVLCLRRKPSDGGIVERPFGTFNTQFFSTLPGYVSSNVETRSPVAETEACLTLIQLEQLFVRYIVDHYNPAIDARMGDQSRIGRWEAGRIAQLSLLGERELDLCLMRRDHRTVYRSGYLQFANLTYLGEHLAAYAGESVVLRYDPRDITTVFIYQVQECKEVFLTRAHAQGWETETLSYAEAQTLSQRKREAGKAISNRSMLDEVRDRDQRVKKLQKQQKQNGNAPKPRTAAQPDIVGTDAPISVSSSLVNSPATEPVTESEPETIKPKKSVPYVRVYDYEDLKRKAGLL; encoded by the coding sequence TTGACGCTGAACACCCGTGAAGGATTAGCGATTGGGATCGAGTGGTCGAATCAAGTGTGGCAGGTGGATCACACCCGCGCTGATGTGTTGGTGGTGGATCAGGCAGGGCAAGTTTTAGGGCGACCTACCTTAACGCTCGTGGTTGACACCTACTCGCGGTGCATTATGGGGATGCATCTCGGCTTTGACGCGCCTAGTGCCGCCGTGGTGTGTTTGGCATTACGCCATGCGATCCTACCCAAACAATACAGTTCTGCCTATGAATTGCAGGGAAACTGGGGGACGTATGGGCTACCACAATATTTATATACGGATGGGGGGAAAGACTTTCGAGCGCAACACTTAGAGCAAGTGGCAACCGAATTAGGCATCGTACTGTGTCTGCGTCGCAAGCCCTCCGATGGTGGGATTGTCGAGCGACCCTTTGGCACATTCAATACCCAATTTTTCTCAACCTTACCCGGCTATGTCAGCAGTAATGTAGAAACGCGATCGCCCGTGGCGGAAACCGAAGCTTGTTTAACGCTAATTCAGCTAGAGCAATTGTTTGTGCGCTACATCGTGGATCACTACAACCCGGCGATCGATGCCCGTATGGGCGATCAAAGCCGCATCGGACGGTGGGAAGCCGGACGCATTGCCCAACTGTCTCTGTTAGGGGAACGCGAGTTAGACCTGTGCCTGATGCGACGCGATCACCGAACGGTGTACCGCAGTGGCTATCTCCAGTTCGCCAATCTAACATACCTTGGCGAACATTTAGCTGCTTATGCCGGAGAATCGGTCGTGCTGCGGTACGACCCCCGCGACATCACGACTGTCTTCATTTATCAGGTGCAAGAGTGTAAAGAAGTGTTTCTCACTCGTGCCCATGCTCAGGGCTGGGAAACCGAAACCTTGTCATATGCAGAAGCCCAGACACTCAGCCAACGCAAACGAGAAGCAGGCAAAGCCATTAGTAATCGATCGATGCTGGACGAAGTGCGCGATCGTGATCAGCGCGTCAAGAAACTCCAAAAGCAGCAAAAACAAAACGGGAATGCGCCCAAACCCCGCACCGCTGCTCAACCCGATATCGTAGGAACCGATGCACCCATCAGCGTATCATCCTCCCTGGTTAATTCGCCTGCAACTGAACCTGTTACCGAGTCGGAGCCAGAGACGATCAAGCCGAAGAAGTCGGTGCCCTATGTGCGGGTTTATGATTACGAAGACCTAAAACGGAAGGCAGGCTTACTGTGA
- a CDS encoding cupredoxin domain-containing protein, translating to MVKKTTIISGIASLGLVLGVASSRAVAQMPHDMSDMQPTEQTGQFRRIDQPIANKVAVTLGGLGLIGLELWWFLLSKPKSRKATTQGGVQEVTVRVDGGYEPSHIVVQAEQPVRLNFDRKDPSSCLEEVRFPDFRIAQELPLNQITPIEFTPDKPGRYQFTCGMNMFRGVVEVQSANGGMAMAIASVPQPTHHSDHTHHADQSTVSASGVEAIMTPAGIQQATITVAKGYQPKRVIVEAGNPVRLHFDRQNPSSCYDQLMIPDFAITVNLPLDQTTTVEFTPEQAGEYEFMCGMKMNRGVIEVRASNSTSDGKVIAQTSIQVR from the coding sequence ATGGTGAAGAAAACAACAATCATCAGTGGTATTGCAAGCTTGGGATTAGTGCTAGGAGTAGCATCTAGCAGAGCGGTTGCACAAATGCCTCACGACATGAGCGACATGCAGCCGACTGAACAAACCGGACAATTTCGCCGCATTGATCAACCTATTGCGAATAAAGTAGCGGTAACACTGGGTGGATTAGGGTTAATTGGGTTGGAACTGTGGTGGTTTCTGCTCAGTAAACCAAAGTCGCGTAAGGCAACCACTCAGGGCGGAGTTCAGGAGGTGACTGTCAGAGTCGATGGTGGATATGAACCGAGCCATATTGTGGTGCAAGCTGAGCAACCCGTGCGATTAAACTTCGATCGCAAAGATCCCAGCAGTTGCTTAGAGGAGGTACGTTTCCCTGATTTTCGTATCGCCCAAGAGCTACCACTCAACCAAATCACCCCAATCGAGTTTACGCCTGATAAACCTGGCAGATATCAGTTTACCTGCGGCATGAATATGTTTCGAGGTGTGGTGGAAGTGCAGTCTGCAAACGGAGGTATGGCAATGGCGATCGCCTCTGTTCCTCAACCTACTCATCACTCTGATCACACTCATCACGCGGATCAGTCTACGGTTTCAGCCTCTGGTGTTGAAGCGATAATGACACCAGCAGGAATCCAACAGGCAACCATAACCGTTGCGAAAGGGTATCAACCAAAGCGAGTCATCGTCGAAGCTGGAAACCCCGTTCGTTTGCATTTCGATCGCCAAAATCCCAGTAGTTGCTATGACCAATTAATGATTCCAGACTTTGCGATCACGGTGAACCTTCCACTCGATCAAACAACAACGGTGGAATTTACACCAGAACAAGCAGGCGAGTATGAGTTCATGTGTGGCATGAAGATGAATCGTGGTGTGATTGAAGTGCGAGCTTCTAATAGCACTAGTGATGGGAAGGTTATTGCTCAAACTTCAATACAGGTGAGGTAG